One genomic region from Thermomicrobiales bacterium encodes:
- a CDS encoding YajQ family cyclic di-GMP-binding protein, translating to MAANSSFDIVSKFDHQELRNAIDQAMREITTRYDLKDSRTTIEQEANQLVISTDTEMSLRAVRDILESKLLRRNLSLKILDYQKEEDASGGRVRQNVKLREGLNDEFAKELSKRIRSEFKKVSPQIQGDLVRVSAKSRDDLQAVIQLLKQDDFETPLQFVNYR from the coding sequence ATGGCTGCAAACAGCTCATTTGACATCGTTTCCAAGTTCGATCATCAGGAGTTGCGCAACGCGATTGACCAGGCGATGCGCGAGATCACGACGCGCTACGACCTGAAAGACAGCCGCACGACAATCGAGCAGGAAGCCAACCAGCTCGTCATCTCAACCGACACGGAGATGTCGCTGCGCGCCGTGCGCGACATCCTGGAGAGCAAGCTCCTGCGCCGTAACCTGTCGCTGAAGATCCTCGACTATCAGAAGGAGGAGGATGCTTCCGGCGGCCGGGTGCGCCAGAACGTGAAGCTCCGCGAGGGACTCAACGACGAATTCGCGAAGGAGCTGAGCAAGCGCATCCGGTCAGAGTTCAAGAAGGTGTCGCCGCAAATCCAGGGCGACCTCGTGCGGGTTTCGGCAAAGAGTCGCGACGACTTGCAGGCGGTCATCCAGTTGCTGAAGCAGGACGACTTCGAGACACCGCTGCAGTTTGTGAACTACCGCTAA
- a CDS encoding Rdx family protein — protein MAEKVLDKHSDKVSDLTLTPSSGGVFEVMLGDDLIYSKKATGHFPDPEEILNKVNAG, from the coding sequence CTGGCGGAAAAAGTTCTCGACAAGCACTCGGATAAGGTCAGCGACCTGACCCTCACTCCGAGCTCCGGTGGTGTCTTCGAGGTCATGCTCGGTGACGATCTGATCTACTCCAAGAAGGCAACCGGCCACTTCCCAGATCCTGAAGAGATCCTGAACAAGGTCAACGCGGGCTAG
- a CDS encoding LLM class flavin-dependent oxidoreductase, translating to MARPLKIGFILPQIEGRREGTTPGWNDILEAAQTAEAVGFDSLWIVDHLLYQFGADDPPRGIWECWTMLAALAATTKTAELGTLVTCTGFRNPALLAKMADTVDEISGGRVILGLGAGYFELEYRAFGFPYDHRVARFEEALRIIGPLLREGRVDFSGTYSSAEQCELRPRGPRPNGLPILIGTRGPRMLRLTAEHADAWNGWLVRGPSTPDAIPPLREAVDAACREVGRDPATLERTATVMVDPRPGITQVPNGPLAGDPEEIAEALRGFAREGISHIQFASRVTNAAGIAQFRPILEALDRG from the coding sequence ATGGCGCGACCACTGAAGATCGGGTTCATATTGCCGCAGATCGAGGGACGCCGCGAAGGGACGACACCGGGCTGGAACGACATTCTGGAGGCCGCGCAAACGGCGGAGGCTGTCGGGTTCGACTCGCTCTGGATTGTCGACCATCTCCTGTATCAGTTCGGCGCAGATGACCCGCCGCGCGGCATCTGGGAGTGCTGGACGATGCTGGCCGCGCTGGCCGCCACGACGAAGACGGCGGAGCTCGGCACGCTGGTGACCTGCACCGGATTCCGCAATCCTGCGCTGTTGGCCAAGATGGCCGACACCGTCGATGAAATCAGTGGTGGGCGTGTCATCCTCGGGCTCGGCGCAGGCTACTTCGAGCTGGAATATCGTGCGTTCGGCTTCCCCTACGATCATCGCGTCGCGCGCTTCGAGGAGGCGTTGCGCATCATCGGCCCGCTCCTGCGCGAGGGCCGCGTTGATTTCAGCGGCACGTACTCCTCTGCAGAGCAGTGCGAGCTGCGACCGCGCGGCCCGCGCCCGAACGGGTTGCCGATCCTGATCGGCACGCGTGGCCCGCGCATGCTGCGGCTGACCGCCGAGCACGCCGACGCCTGGAATGGCTGGCTGGTCCGTGGCCCAAGTACGCCGGATGCTATCCCGCCGCTGCGGGAGGCCGTCGATGCTGCCTGCCGCGAAGTTGGACGCGACCCGGCCACGCTCGAACGGACGGCGACGGTCATGGTCGATCCGCGTCCCGGCATCACGCAAGTGCCAAACGGACCGCTGGCCGGTGACCCCGAGGAGATCGCCGAAGCACTGCGCGGATTCGCACGCGAAGGCATTTCGCACATCCAGTTCGCTTCGCGCGTCACGAACGCCGCCGGCATCGCGCAGTTCCGCCCGATCCTTGAGGCGCTCGATCGCGGATAA
- a CDS encoding YckD family protein: MGEQHTSIDPQERHTPTRRRWLAVVLGLMMIGALVVGGTVAAEEGSSDSNSGLGESFLNRLADNLGISRDSLNDAITTAGNETVDEAVTNGDLTESQGDALKNRIENGHFFSFGRPGARIGMAVFGHGVTLDTVSDTLGMSVDDLTAELQSGSTLEEIITAHGSSVDAIVNALVEQAKSSLDTAVANGRLTQAQADNMLSALPERLTQMIENGFGGDCGPRDGGRMPGSDNATPDAEQEASPTA; this comes from the coding sequence ATGGGCGAACAACACACGTCGATCGATCCGCAGGAGCGGCACACGCCGACCAGGCGACGCTGGCTCGCGGTCGTGTTGGGTCTGATGATGATCGGGGCGCTGGTCGTCGGCGGAACGGTCGCAGCCGAAGAGGGATCGTCCGATTCAAACAGCGGCCTCGGCGAGTCGTTCCTGAACCGGCTGGCCGATAACCTCGGCATCAGCCGCGACTCGCTCAATGACGCGATCACGACCGCAGGAAACGAAACAGTCGATGAAGCGGTGACGAACGGCGATCTGACAGAGAGCCAGGGCGATGCACTCAAGAACCGCATCGAGAACGGCCACTTCTTCAGCTTCGGCCGCCCGGGTGCCCGCATCGGCATGGCGGTCTTCGGCCACGGCGTCACCCTCGACACCGTTTCTGACACCCTCGGTATGTCGGTCGATGACCTGACGGCCGAGCTGCAGTCCGGCTCAACGCTGGAGGAGATCATCACTGCACACGGCAGCAGCGTCGACGCCATCGTCAACGCGCTGGTCGAGCAAGCCAAGTCCTCGCTCGACACTGCTGTTGCAAACGGTCGACTGACGCAGGCGCAGGCCGACAACATGCTCTCGGCCCTGCCGGAGCGCCTGACCCAGATGATCGAAAACGGGTTTGGCGGTGACTGCGGACCGCGCGACGGCGGCCGAATGCCCGGCTCGGATAACGCAACTCCGGACGCCGAGCAGGAAGCTTCGCCAACCGCATAG
- a CDS encoding response regulator transcription factor: MSAQDRIEPGLEDAAASAGERILVVDDEPAIVELISTALRFVGFEVKSAATGRDALVETSAFAPRLIVLDVMLPDLDGFEIARRVRAGGDRVPIVFLTARDEHENKMRGFTVGGDDYLTKPFSLEELIARIRAILRRGNAVQPDEPLMRRYADLEMDEDGHRVWRDGQLVKLSPTEFRLLRYLLINAGRVLSKDQILANVWQYDFYGDANVVETYISYLRKKIDADGPKLIQTVRGFGYSLRIEPD, from the coding sequence GTGAGTGCCCAGGATCGAATTGAGCCGGGTCTGGAGGATGCGGCGGCTAGCGCAGGAGAGCGGATCCTTGTCGTGGACGACGAGCCGGCAATCGTCGAGCTCATCTCGACGGCGTTGCGGTTCGTTGGCTTCGAGGTCAAGTCTGCCGCCACTGGTCGCGACGCGCTGGTCGAGACTTCGGCGTTCGCTCCACGCCTGATCGTGCTGGATGTCATGCTGCCCGACCTCGACGGCTTCGAGATCGCGCGGCGAGTGCGGGCCGGTGGCGATCGTGTTCCGATCGTCTTCCTGACTGCTCGTGACGAGCACGAGAACAAGATGCGTGGCTTCACCGTTGGCGGCGACGACTACCTGACCAAGCCATTTAGTCTGGAGGAGCTGATCGCCCGTATTCGGGCGATCTTGCGGCGCGGAAACGCCGTGCAACCAGACGAACCGCTCATGCGACGTTACGCCGATCTTGAGATGGACGAAGATGGGCATCGTGTCTGGCGCGACGGTCAACTGGTGAAGCTCTCACCGACCGAGTTTCGCCTGCTGCGTTACCTCCTTATCAATGCCGGTCGCGTGCTGTCGAAGGATCAGATTCTGGCAAATGTCTGGCAGTACGACTTCTATGGCGACGCCAACGTTGTCGAGACGTACATCAGCTATTTGCGGAAGAAGATCGACGCCGATGGCCCGAAGCTGATCCAGACGGTGCGCGGGTTCGGCTATTCGCTGCGGATCGAGCCGGATTAG
- a CDS encoding HAMP domain-containing histidine kinase, with product MTIKTRLLIIISVFVLLAFVASGVLTVNRTRAGMIDRIDQSLASSPIRPLLQPNNDAHGPGRQAFATLLLGADGTVRYSSPSGYPDEPDPLPDLTGMSLEDIDRHAGTFFNINAEGGGNLRYRVLLRNVREGGYLALAAPLTDVQATTRGLIVGMTLSSLAILTILLIAVWLVIRAGLRPIDDMIASAGQIAAGDLSHRIEHEDDTTEVGQLGGALNRMLGQIETSFAEKEASEQRLRRFVADASHELRTPLTSILGYTELYRSGAAASPEGIARAMLRIESEGSRMGKLVDDLLLLARLDQGRELQREPVELGRLAADAVAAARTVEPERPITFERNEPVWVSGDADRLRQVIDNLLANVRQYTSAGDAVRVTVGTDHQKAVLIVADSGPGMTAEAAAHVFDRFFRADPSRSRASGGSGLGLSIVSSIVAAHNGSVDLVTAPGKGSTFRITFDRVKTPSET from the coding sequence ATGACGATCAAGACGCGCCTGCTCATTATCATCTCCGTCTTCGTCCTGCTTGCCTTCGTGGCGAGCGGCGTGCTGACGGTGAATCGCACGCGCGCCGGCATGATCGACCGCATTGACCAGTCGCTGGCCAGCAGTCCGATCCGGCCGCTGCTGCAACCGAACAATGATGCTCATGGCCCTGGTCGACAGGCGTTCGCCACGCTGCTTCTGGGAGCTGACGGCACGGTGCGCTACAGCTCGCCGAGCGGTTACCCGGATGAACCCGACCCATTGCCCGATCTGACAGGGATGTCTCTCGAAGACATCGACCGCCACGCAGGCACGTTCTTCAACATCAACGCGGAAGGCGGCGGAAACCTGCGCTATCGCGTGCTGTTGCGCAACGTACGTGAGGGAGGTTATCTGGCGCTCGCTGCACCGCTGACCGACGTACAGGCGACGACGCGTGGCCTGATTGTCGGGATGACACTCAGCAGTCTGGCGATCCTGACCATCTTGCTGATTGCGGTCTGGCTCGTTATTCGTGCTGGCCTGCGCCCGATCGACGACATGATCGCCAGCGCCGGGCAGATCGCAGCCGGCGACCTGTCTCACCGCATCGAGCATGAGGACGACACGACCGAAGTCGGCCAGCTTGGCGGCGCGCTCAACCGCATGCTCGGGCAGATTGAGACGTCCTTCGCAGAGAAGGAGGCATCCGAGCAGCGCTTGCGGCGGTTCGTTGCCGATGCCTCACACGAGCTGCGCACGCCGTTGACCTCGATTCTCGGCTACACCGAGCTGTATCGATCCGGCGCTGCCGCTTCGCCGGAAGGGATCGCGCGGGCGATGTTGCGCATCGAATCCGAGGGCTCACGGATGGGCAAGCTGGTTGATGACCTGCTGTTGTTGGCGCGACTCGATCAGGGCCGCGAGCTGCAGCGCGAGCCGGTCGAGCTTGGCCGCCTCGCTGCTGACGCCGTCGCGGCGGCCCGCACGGTCGAGCCGGAGCGCCCGATCACCTTTGAGCGCAATGAGCCAGTCTGGGTTTCCGGTGATGCCGACCGGCTCCGGCAAGTGATCGATAATCTGTTGGCCAATGTGCGGCAGTACACCTCGGCAGGTGACGCGGTGCGCGTCACTGTCGGCACTGACCACCAGAAGGCAGTGCTGATCGTTGCCGATAGTGGCCCCGGCATGACCGCCGAGGCGGCAGCGCACGTGTTCGATCGCTTCTTCCGCGCCGACCCATCTCGATCGCGCGCCAGTGGCGGCAGTGGGCTGGGTCTGTCGATCGTGTCTTCGATCGTTGCAGCGCACAACGGCAGTGTCGATCTCGTCACCGCTCCGGGCAAAGGATCAACGTTCAGGATCACATTCGATCGCGTCAAAACGCCGTCAGAAACCTGA
- a CDS encoding C40 family peptidase, producing the protein MKSRRAVMLSLAVMTAFAGALPLVGPAAADYLFESGDVAVVAGTGGDGLNLRTAPGTHSEILWSLSEYDAMEVVSGPVTADDGSAWYQVWALTGEGWEAGWVSADYVEPQGSAASWSEDSWDTVTYAASDYAFADSTLSPADSVDAAAGVPITVWADGEGLLLRDGPSYGAETLVGIPEGALVDVLSPNYIDEDGVAWSRVQYDGYVGYTRAAGYATGGWATSPASDVGQAIVDAAMAYIGVPYLWGGTDVDGFDCSGFTWYILNQELGFDVPRPMEGQIVTGMSVSRDELAPGDVIYFQNTYQWGVSHVGFYLGDGLFISATGQFDGVGISSLYDPYWATRYLTANRIG; encoded by the coding sequence GTGAAATCGCGACGAGCTGTGATGTTGTCACTTGCTGTGATGACCGCGTTCGCCGGCGCACTCCCTCTGGTCGGGCCGGCAGCGGCCGACTACCTGTTTGAGAGCGGAGACGTGGCGGTCGTTGCCGGTACCGGCGGCGACGGTCTGAACCTGCGTACGGCACCCGGAACGCATTCCGAGATTCTCTGGTCTCTGAGCGAATATGACGCCATGGAAGTGGTGAGCGGACCAGTCACGGCAGACGATGGCTCTGCCTGGTATCAGGTCTGGGCGCTGACCGGCGAAGGCTGGGAGGCCGGGTGGGTCTCGGCAGACTACGTCGAACCACAGGGTAGTGCGGCTTCATGGAGTGAAGACTCCTGGGACACCGTGACCTATGCTGCGAGCGACTACGCGTTCGCAGATTCGACGCTGTCGCCGGCCGATTCTGTGGATGCAGCAGCGGGTGTGCCGATAACCGTCTGGGCCGATGGCGAGGGGCTGCTGCTACGCGATGGCCCATCGTACGGCGCTGAGACGCTCGTCGGCATTCCCGAGGGCGCGCTCGTGGATGTCCTGTCGCCGAACTATATTGATGAGGACGGCGTCGCCTGGTCGCGAGTGCAGTACGACGGCTATGTCGGCTACACGCGCGCTGCGGGCTATGCGACGGGTGGCTGGGCTACTTCACCAGCCAGCGATGTCGGGCAGGCAATTGTCGATGCTGCGATGGCGTACATTGGTGTGCCCTATCTCTGGGGCGGTACAGACGTTGACGGCTTCGATTGCTCCGGCTTCACCTGGTACATTCTGAATCAGGAGCTCGGCTTTGATGTGCCGCGCCCAATGGAAGGCCAGATCGTGACCGGCATGTCCGTCTCGCGGGATGAGCTGGCACCCGGTGACGTGATCTACTTCCAGAACACGTACCAGTGGGGCGTCTCCCACGTCGGGTTCTATCTGGGTGACGGCCTCTTCATCAGCGCGACCGGCCAGTTTGACGGGGTCGGCATCAGCAGCCTCTATGATCCATATTGGGCAACGCGCTATCTGACCGCCAACCGCATCGGCTAG